The DNA region GACCCAGCCGCGGGTCCCGGTCCGCGCCGTCGAGCCGTCCGGTCAGCCAGCCCGCGAACTCCGTCAAGGCCGACATCGCCTCGGCGGCAGCGGTTTCGATGGCCATCGCCGGCGCTTCGGCGGCCAGCACCGGCACCTGATCGCGCACCAGCGCGGCCACACCCTCGAACTGGCCGATCGCGGTCTCGACGTGAACCCGCGGCATGTCACCGAGCACCGCGCGGGCCGTTGCCAGCGCGTCCGGCAACGCGGTGAGCCGGGCGCGCAACGCCTCCAGCCGGACCTCGGCGGGCGCGAACGGTCGGGCCAGCAGGTGGTGCAGCAACGGACCGGGTTGTGCACCAGCGGATTCCACTCGTGCTCACGGATCTCGGTCAGGCCGAAGAGCAGCGCGTCCACCCGCTGCTGCAGCAAGGCCAGATCGACGCCGTCCTCCGGGGCCAGATCGTCGGCATCCACCTCGGCCAGCGCGTGCGAGGCCTCGCGCAGCATGGCGACCTGCCCGGCCACCGCGCCCGCCGACAGATCGGGCAGCCGGTGGTCGGCGCGATGATCACCGACCTCGGCGGCCAGATTCGGATCGGCGGTCAGCAGCGCATCCACGATGCGCTCGGCTCGGGCAGCGAAGATCGGCGACATGACAGCCACGCTAGCTTCCGGCCGACCGGGCAGGCGTGCGCACACGATCGACGGCGAGGCCCGGCCGCCGGTACGCGACCAGCACGATCACCGCGGCCACCAGCACCAGCAACAGGGAAAGCGCCACGGCGGCATCCGGATCGGACTCACGCTGCAGGTAGATCTCCAACGGCAGCGTGCGGGTCCGGCCCTGCAGACTGCCCGCGAAAGTGAGGGTCGCGCCGAACTCGCCCAGCGCCCGCGCGAAGGCCAGGATGACGCCCGACAGCAGGGCCGGACGCAGCAGCGGCAACGTCACCCGCCACCACACGATCGACGGCCGCGCGCCCAGGGTCGCCGCGATCCGCTCGTAACGGTCACCCGCCGTGCGCATCGCGCCCTCCAGCGTGATCACCAGGAACGGCAGCGCGACGAAGGTCTGCGCCAGCAC from Nocardia tengchongensis includes:
- a CDS encoding ABC transporter permease, with protein sequence MIRPPVWLYLPAAIGFVLVAGPLVALTGAVDWSHFFGLITSESSRVALELSLRTSLAAAVLCVLLGVPMAAVLARVRWRLLPVLRALVLLPLVLPPVVGGLALLYLFGRHGLVGRELESFGVRIAFSTTAVVLAQTFVALPFLVITLEGAMRTAGDRYERIAATLGARPSIVWWRVTLPLLRPALLSGVILAFARALGEFGATLTFAGSLQGRTRTLPLEIYLQRESDPDAAVALSLLLVLVAAVIVLVAYRRPGLAVDRVRTPARSAGS